In the genome of Nitrospira japonica, one region contains:
- the xseB gene encoding exodeoxyribonuclease VII small subunit, which yields MKFEQAIARLESIVGELEKGDLPLDESLKIFEEGIRLSKSCLKILEDAERKVEVLVQEQNGKKRLHAFTQDLGDGSSSSGSNGQ from the coding sequence GTGAAGTTTGAACAGGCCATTGCGCGTTTGGAGTCGATCGTCGGCGAATTGGAGAAGGGCGATCTCCCGCTTGACGAATCTCTCAAGATCTTCGAGGAAGGGATTCGTCTCTCCAAGAGCTGTCTCAAGATTCTTGAGGACGCGGAACGCAAAGTCGAAGTGTTAGTGCAAGAGCAGAACGGAAAGAAACGGCTCCATGCCTTTACCCAAGACCTTGGGGATGGCTCTTCGTCGTCCGGATCCAACGGTCAGTAA
- a CDS encoding formate--tetrahydrofolate ligase has translation MNDADRSPAGNLRPIQEIGKLLGLSPDEIHPHGRHMGKVSLTALDRLKHRPQARYVLVTAINPTPLGEGKTTTSIGLTMGLCRLGHRAIVTLREPSLGPVFGIKGGGTGGGRAQVVPMEQINLHFTGDAHAVSAAHNLLSAFVDNHVFHGNERHIDPERISWPRTSGISDRALRELMLGTGIQGQKGQFVISEASEVMAILALATGRDDLRHRLGRVIVGLTKDGKPVTSGDLNCVGSMAALLNDALLPNVVQTLEGTPAFVHTGPFGNIAHGNCSVLSDAIALRCADYVVTEAGFGSELGAEKFFNIKCRVSGHKPSAAVVVATLRALKLHGTGEGIKSGQPLPSSLTGPNMQALEKGFANLEQHIANVKRYGVPVVVAVNAFSDDSHAELEWVRERAKSAGATDAAVSTHWSDGGKGAEALAHAVIAAASQPSSFSHLYELTWPIKKKIETIAMAMYGAGAVSYDPSAERQIGVVGDLGYGQLPICMAKTPLSLSHDPSLKGRPTGFTLPIKELRLLAGAEFLTAVCSGIQLMPGLPKKPAGERIDVDGKTGTIVGLT, from the coding sequence ATGAATGACGCTGACCGTAGTCCGGCAGGCAACCTTCGTCCCATTCAAGAGATCGGCAAGCTCCTGGGACTTTCTCCGGATGAAATTCATCCGCACGGAAGGCACATGGGCAAAGTTTCTCTGACCGCCCTCGATCGGCTCAAGCATCGACCTCAAGCTCGATATGTGCTGGTTACAGCTATAAACCCTACCCCTCTGGGAGAGGGAAAGACGACGACTTCCATAGGATTAACCATGGGGCTCTGTCGCCTCGGTCATCGCGCTATCGTAACACTTCGTGAACCTTCTCTTGGTCCAGTGTTCGGGATCAAGGGCGGCGGAACGGGTGGAGGCCGGGCACAAGTCGTTCCCATGGAGCAGATCAATCTCCATTTTACCGGAGATGCCCATGCGGTCTCCGCTGCGCACAATCTGCTCTCGGCATTCGTCGACAATCACGTCTTTCACGGGAACGAACGACACATCGATCCCGAACGCATTTCATGGCCTCGCACGTCGGGAATCAGCGACCGCGCGTTGCGGGAGTTGATGTTAGGCACGGGGATTCAGGGCCAAAAGGGTCAATTCGTGATCTCGGAAGCTTCCGAAGTTATGGCGATCCTTGCTCTCGCCACCGGCCGGGACGATCTGCGGCATCGGCTCGGCCGGGTGATCGTGGGGTTGACGAAAGATGGAAAGCCCGTGACCTCCGGGGATTTGAATTGCGTGGGGTCCATGGCGGCCCTGCTCAATGATGCATTGCTGCCGAACGTGGTGCAAACGTTGGAAGGAACCCCTGCATTCGTCCACACGGGACCGTTCGGAAACATCGCCCATGGAAATTGTTCGGTTCTCTCCGACGCGATCGCGCTGCGGTGTGCCGACTATGTGGTGACGGAGGCGGGATTCGGAAGCGAACTCGGTGCGGAAAAGTTCTTCAACATCAAATGCCGGGTCTCAGGGCACAAGCCGTCGGCGGCCGTCGTCGTGGCGACGTTACGGGCCCTCAAGTTGCACGGTACCGGTGAGGGCATCAAATCCGGGCAGCCGCTCCCGTCATCGCTGACGGGACCCAATATGCAGGCGCTCGAAAAGGGATTCGCCAATTTGGAGCAACACATCGCCAACGTCAAGCGGTACGGCGTGCCGGTCGTCGTGGCGGTCAATGCGTTCAGCGACGATTCCCACGCCGAGTTGGAATGGGTTCGGGAACGAGCCAAAAGCGCGGGAGCGACGGACGCAGCCGTCTCAACCCACTGGTCCGATGGGGGGAAGGGAGCGGAAGCCTTGGCTCACGCAGTGATCGCAGCTGCAAGCCAACCCTCCTCTTTTTCGCATTTGTACGAGCTCACTTGGCCGATCAAGAAAAAGATCGAGACGATCGCGATGGCGATGTACGGAGCCGGAGCGGTGTCCTATGATCCCTCCGCCGAGCGGCAAATTGGAGTTGTCGGAGATTTGGGGTACGGTCAACTCCCCATCTGCATGGCGAAAACTCCGCTGTCGCTCTCCCATGATCCCTCGCTCAAGGGCCGACCGACCGGCTTTACGCTGCCGATCAAGGAACTGCGCTTGCTTGCAGGCGCAGAATTCCTGACGGCGGTCTGTTCGGGAATTCAGTTGATGCCGGGATTGCCCAAGAAGCCGGCCGGGGAGCGAATCGACGTCGACGGGAAAACCGGGACGATCGTGGGGCTCACGTAG
- the cutA gene encoding divalent-cation tolerance protein CutA translates to MTKRSLAHLAVLTTVPDQKLAARMSKTLVSKRLVACATIIGKAQSFYEWKGKMVQDSEVLIIMKTTARRYPALERAIKALHPYEVPEIIGLSVKSGFAPYLAWIFTQVDQSKQN, encoded by the coding sequence ATGACTAAGCGATCCCTCGCACATCTAGCCGTCTTAACGACGGTTCCAGATCAGAAGCTCGCAGCTAGAATGTCCAAGACTCTGGTCAGCAAGAGGCTTGTGGCCTGTGCGACCATCATAGGGAAGGCTCAATCCTTCTACGAGTGGAAGGGGAAAATGGTGCAAGACAGTGAAGTACTGATTATCATGAAGACCACAGCTCGCCGCTACCCGGCATTAGAAAGAGCGATCAAAGCGCTCCACCCATATGAAGTTCCTGAAATTATTGGATTATCTGTCAAAAGCGGGTTCGCTCCCTATCTGGCATGGATTTTTACTCAAGTAGATCAGTCAAAACAAAATTGA
- the hflC gene encoding protease modulator HflC, producing MSKQGLTIAVLAVLFALFVLGASPLFVVDVTQTAIVVQLGKPIRTVTEPGLYVKVPFAQEVTYFDKRLLDYDSDAQDVITQDKKTLLLDNFAKWRITDPLKVYQNFQSQRGALQRLHDIIYSELRVELGRHDLAEIVSTARAELMKVVTQRANEKASAYGIAIQDVRIKRADLPQENEKTVFQRMQAEREQQAKQYRAEGAEEAQKIRSDAEKDKEILLAQAYKESEEIRGEGDAKAFRIYADAYRQDPKFFDFTRSMEAYKKSLDDKTTLVLSPDSEFFHYLKQR from the coding sequence GTGAGCAAGCAAGGCTTGACCATCGCAGTGCTGGCCGTGCTGTTCGCGCTGTTCGTGCTCGGAGCCTCCCCCTTATTCGTCGTCGACGTCACTCAGACGGCCATCGTGGTCCAGCTTGGAAAGCCCATACGCACCGTGACGGAACCGGGGCTGTACGTGAAGGTGCCCTTCGCGCAGGAAGTCACCTATTTTGACAAACGGTTGCTGGATTACGATTCCGACGCGCAAGACGTCATCACTCAAGACAAGAAGACGTTGCTCTTGGATAATTTTGCCAAGTGGCGCATCACCGACCCTCTAAAGGTGTATCAGAATTTCCAAAGCCAGCGCGGGGCGCTCCAACGGTTGCACGACATCATTTACTCGGAACTTCGAGTGGAATTGGGCAGGCACGATCTCGCCGAGATCGTCTCGACCGCTCGCGCCGAACTCATGAAGGTAGTGACCCAGCGGGCGAATGAAAAGGCGTCGGCCTACGGTATTGCGATCCAGGACGTACGAATCAAGCGGGCGGATCTCCCGCAGGAGAATGAGAAGACCGTCTTCCAGCGCATGCAGGCGGAACGGGAACAACAGGCCAAGCAATATCGGGCGGAGGGGGCGGAAGAGGCCCAAAAGATCCGCTCCGATGCGGAGAAAGACAAGGAGATTCTGCTTGCCCAGGCCTATAAGGAATCGGAAGAAATCCGCGGAGAGGGCGATGCCAAAGCTTTCCGTATCTACGCCGATGCGTATCGGCAAGACCCAAAGTTCTTTGACTTTACCCGGTCGATGGAAGCCTACAAAAAATCCTTGGACGACAAGACCACTTTGGTTCTAAGTCCCGACTCAGAGTTCTTCCATTATCTCAAACAGCGCTGA
- the hflK gene encoding FtsH protease activity modulator HflK: protein MVWDPKDPWSKRSDPLEDVLRQAQSQFRNFLPSGGFRNILFAALLIFLIWQSAFIVGPDEEGVVKRFGIPVRALGPGPHLKIPLIETVLQPKVAKLHRVEIGFRTDRQARQQMVPQEALMLTGDMNILAIEFIVQYKIKEAANYLFNVADIHDTIGKAAEASMREVIGKSKIDEALTTGKAQIQQDTQDLLQRILDQYQTGVQIAAIQLQDVDPPEAVAAAFKDVTNAKEDREKLINQAIGYRNDILPRAKGEAAQTVNQAKGYAQARLNRAQGEANRFLATLKEYNQAKDTISKRIYIETMEEILPKVEKIILDGKAGERVLPYLPLDRHSKKMPSAPEGAKP, encoded by the coding sequence ATGGTGTGGGACCCCAAAGATCCTTGGAGCAAGAGAAGCGACCCGCTTGAGGATGTCCTGCGGCAGGCGCAATCTCAATTTAGGAATTTCCTGCCCTCCGGCGGCTTTCGGAACATTCTTTTTGCAGCGTTGCTGATCTTCCTGATTTGGCAGAGCGCGTTCATCGTCGGACCCGATGAAGAAGGTGTCGTGAAGCGTTTCGGCATCCCCGTGCGAGCCCTGGGTCCCGGTCCTCACCTGAAAATTCCCCTGATCGAAACGGTCTTACAGCCCAAAGTGGCAAAACTCCATCGGGTAGAGATCGGATTCCGGACCGATCGGCAGGCTCGCCAGCAGATGGTACCCCAGGAAGCACTCATGCTGACGGGGGACATGAACATTCTCGCCATCGAGTTCATCGTGCAATACAAGATCAAGGAAGCCGCCAACTATCTGTTCAACGTGGCGGACATCCATGACACCATCGGCAAAGCAGCGGAAGCTTCGATGCGCGAAGTGATCGGCAAGAGCAAGATCGATGAGGCGCTGACGACAGGTAAAGCGCAAATTCAGCAGGACACGCAAGATCTGTTGCAGCGGATTTTGGATCAGTACCAAACCGGCGTGCAAATCGCCGCAATCCAGCTACAAGACGTGGATCCTCCCGAGGCGGTTGCGGCGGCCTTCAAGGACGTGACCAACGCCAAAGAAGATCGTGAAAAGTTGATCAATCAGGCGATCGGTTATCGGAACGACATTCTGCCCCGGGCCAAAGGCGAAGCAGCCCAGACGGTCAACCAGGCCAAGGGCTACGCCCAAGCCCGCCTGAACCGGGCCCAAGGTGAGGCAAACCGGTTCTTGGCGACGCTCAAAGAATACAACCAGGCCAAGGATACGATCAGCAAGCGGATCTATATCGAGACCATGGAAGAGATCCTTCCTAAAGTCGAGAAAATCATTCTCGATGGGAAAGCCGGCGAGCGAGTACTCCCCTATCTGCCGCTCGACCGCCACTCCAAGAAGATGCCGTCGGCCCCGGAGGGAGCGAAACCGTGA
- a CDS encoding NAD-dependent epimerase/dehydratase family protein, giving the protein MKVLVTGGAGFIGSHIVDRLVQEGHDVVVVDNLSSGKRRNLNRAARFYKTDIQSWRLERVFRNERPNVVLHLAAQMDVRKSVEDPLFDAQVNVLGTLNILQQTVKHGVRKVVFSSSGGAIYGEQDVFPAPESHATMPLSPYGLSKLCGEQYLSYYERVGGVQVVNLRYANVYGPRQDPEGEAGVVAIFIQKLLNNEQPVINGNGRQTRDFVFVEDVVEANLAVMGQETAGTYNVGTGVETSVNDLFRILVQHTGSTCKELHGPAKKGEQARSVIDATKLRHELSWEPKMSLSDGLKRTVEYFKQRMG; this is encoded by the coding sequence ATGAAGGTTCTGGTGACCGGGGGAGCAGGCTTTATTGGATCTCACATAGTCGACCGACTCGTTCAGGAAGGACACGACGTCGTTGTCGTCGACAATCTGTCGAGTGGAAAACGGCGCAACCTCAACCGGGCCGCACGCTTTTACAAGACTGACATCCAGAGTTGGCGTCTGGAGCGGGTATTCCGGAATGAACGCCCCAACGTCGTTCTGCATTTGGCCGCGCAGATGGACGTTCGCAAGTCCGTCGAGGATCCCCTTTTTGATGCACAAGTCAACGTCCTGGGAACGCTTAATATTCTCCAACAGACGGTCAAGCACGGGGTGAGAAAGGTCGTCTTTTCGTCATCAGGGGGAGCCATCTACGGGGAGCAGGATGTGTTTCCCGCGCCGGAGTCGCATGCGACCATGCCGTTGTCGCCGTATGGACTCAGCAAACTCTGTGGAGAGCAATACTTGTCGTATTACGAGCGCGTGGGCGGAGTCCAAGTCGTGAATCTTCGCTATGCCAACGTATACGGACCTCGTCAGGATCCCGAAGGCGAAGCGGGGGTGGTCGCCATCTTCATCCAAAAACTCCTGAACAATGAGCAGCCGGTGATTAACGGGAACGGGCGGCAAACACGGGACTTTGTCTTCGTGGAAGACGTCGTGGAAGCCAATTTGGCGGTCATGGGGCAGGAAACGGCCGGTACGTATAACGTGGGGACCGGTGTTGAAACGTCCGTCAACGACTTATTCAGGATTCTGGTACAACACACAGGTTCAACCTGCAAAGAGTTGCACGGCCCCGCAAAGAAGGGTGAACAGGCGCGTAGCGTCATCGACGCGACGAAGCTTCGTCACGAACTCTCATGGGAGCCAAAAATGAGCCTAAGCGACGGCCTCAAGCGAACGGTCGAGTATTTCAAACAGCGGATGGGGTGA
- a CDS encoding TIGR00282 family metallophosphoesterase, with the protein MKILYIGDIMGEPGRRAVARMVPRLVAQRRIDVVIGNGENVAGGFGITPDLAEELFQAGLSAITTGNHAWDKREILDYFPRERRLLRPANYPEGVPGQGSVVVQTSGGEELGILQLMGRAYMPTLDCPFQVAKREMAKLRKRVAAVVVDMHAEATSEKMAMGHFLDGEATAVVGTHTHVQTADEQILPRGTAYLTDIGMTGPLHGVIGVKKELAIEKFLTGMPRRFEVASGPVVFCAALIDVDARIGKALSIERIRILD; encoded by the coding sequence GTGAAGATTCTCTATATCGGCGACATCATGGGAGAGCCTGGACGCCGCGCCGTCGCCCGCATGGTGCCTCGGCTCGTGGCGCAGCGACGGATCGACGTCGTCATTGGTAACGGGGAAAACGTGGCTGGCGGATTTGGGATCACTCCTGATCTCGCCGAAGAGCTGTTCCAGGCGGGTCTTTCCGCCATCACCACGGGAAATCATGCGTGGGATAAGCGGGAGATTCTTGATTACTTCCCGCGGGAGCGGCGTCTCCTACGGCCCGCCAATTACCCCGAGGGTGTGCCAGGGCAGGGGAGCGTCGTGGTCCAAACCTCCGGCGGTGAGGAGTTGGGCATCTTGCAACTGATGGGGCGGGCCTATATGCCGACTCTGGATTGTCCGTTTCAGGTGGCCAAGCGCGAGATGGCCAAGCTCAGGAAGCGGGTTGCGGCCGTCGTCGTGGATATGCACGCTGAGGCGACCTCGGAGAAAATGGCCATGGGACATTTCCTGGACGGCGAAGCGACAGCCGTCGTGGGAACCCATACGCATGTGCAGACAGCCGACGAGCAGATCCTGCCGCGAGGCACGGCCTATCTGACCGATATCGGCATGACGGGGCCGCTTCACGGAGTCATCGGGGTGAAGAAAGAACTGGCGATCGAGAAGTTTCTGACCGGCATGCCGCGGCGCTTCGAGGTGGCCAGCGGGCCCGTTGTCTTCTGCGCCGCGCTCATCGACGTGGACGCACGCATCGGCAAAGCACTTTCTATTGAACGGATTCGTATCCTCGATTGA
- a CDS encoding M23 family metallopeptidase — protein sequence MGQTTGAENSDSYTVVIFRGSTAKPLRFSFPRKFVRKLLIVCGIFIIADLFVLSHYVIRTGEVWELSAFRSEAMSARQQTAAFSNAIDDLKKRLSSMKEVNQRLRVMLGIETPKTGDTVNGRGGEDGPLPDGNAVSPSASLKGDAALQLSESDKNGASTQPRNIADQSELDEHELLAVVKQGIDWLSREASAQERALQELSLAAEQKSSRWAATPSIWPVRGWVTSGFGPRVSPFTEKPAWHDGLDIGAAANAPVQAPAQGRVTTVGFDSKLGNLVRLDHGFGIETLYGHLAKALVKEGQRVKRGDVVGLVGSTGLATGPHLHYMVKVNGQTFDPTKYILD from the coding sequence ATGGGACAGACGACCGGCGCTGAAAATAGTGACTCTTACACCGTTGTGATCTTTCGAGGGTCTACGGCGAAGCCACTGCGGTTTAGCTTCCCGCGGAAGTTTGTGCGCAAACTATTGATAGTATGTGGAATATTTATCATTGCTGACCTGTTTGTCTTGTCTCATTACGTCATTAGAACAGGTGAAGTTTGGGAGCTTTCCGCTTTCCGTTCCGAGGCTATGAGTGCGCGTCAACAAACCGCCGCCTTCTCAAACGCCATTGACGACCTTAAGAAGCGACTGAGTAGCATGAAAGAGGTGAATCAGCGGCTCCGTGTGATGCTTGGCATAGAGACGCCCAAAACGGGGGATACAGTGAACGGTCGAGGCGGTGAGGATGGCCCGCTACCAGACGGTAATGCGGTGTCTCCTTCAGCTTCCCTCAAGGGTGATGCCGCCCTTCAGCTCTCCGAGTCGGATAAGAATGGAGCGTCTACTCAACCCAGGAACATTGCGGATCAGTCCGAACTTGACGAGCACGAGCTCCTCGCGGTTGTGAAGCAGGGTATTGACTGGCTGTCTCGGGAGGCTAGTGCTCAAGAACGCGCCCTTCAGGAGTTATCCTTGGCCGCTGAACAAAAATCATCCCGGTGGGCCGCTACTCCGTCTATTTGGCCTGTCAGGGGGTGGGTGACGTCCGGGTTTGGACCTCGTGTTTCTCCATTTACCGAGAAACCCGCTTGGCACGACGGTCTGGATATCGGTGCCGCAGCAAATGCGCCGGTTCAAGCTCCTGCTCAGGGACGGGTTACGACCGTCGGATTTGACTCGAAACTCGGGAACCTTGTGAGATTGGATCATGGGTTTGGAATCGAAACCCTTTACGGTCACCTTGCGAAGGCTCTTGTCAAAGAGGGACAGCGCGTGAAGCGAGGTGATGTCGTGGGGTTGGTCGGCAGCACGGGCTTAGCCACCGGGCCGCACCTTCACTATATGGTCAAGGTGAACGGTCAAACCTTCGATCCGACGAAATATATTCTCGATTAG
- a CDS encoding TlyA family RNA methyltransferase: MTSPRHSSRERLDTLLVSLGLAPSRENAVRTVLAGGVLVDGNVVDKPAKLVARDARVEVCRPAPFVSRAGEKLAPALEAFSIDPKGAICLDVGCSTGGFTDCLLQRGAVKVYAVDVGYGQLAWKLRQDPRVVLLERTNIRYLDPSLVRELIQLAVIDVSFISLSLVLPSVVRFLQDGARVVALVKPQFEVGKGEVGSGGIVRDDGQRADAAKKVMACAAGLGLPAIGMQEATVKGRKGNREILVAFEYRSKMSA; this comes from the coding sequence ATGACTTCTCCGAGGCATTCCTCCCGCGAACGATTAGACACCCTGCTGGTCTCCCTGGGACTGGCTCCCAGCCGCGAAAACGCGGTCAGAACCGTGTTGGCCGGCGGTGTTCTTGTCGACGGCAACGTCGTGGACAAACCGGCAAAGCTGGTCGCCCGTGACGCTCGTGTCGAAGTCTGTCGGCCGGCGCCCTTCGTCAGCCGGGCCGGGGAAAAACTGGCTCCGGCATTGGAGGCGTTTTCGATCGATCCGAAGGGCGCGATCTGTCTCGATGTCGGTTGCTCGACGGGAGGATTTACCGACTGTCTGCTGCAAAGGGGCGCCGTCAAAGTGTACGCGGTGGACGTCGGATACGGGCAGCTTGCCTGGAAGTTGAGACAAGATCCGCGGGTCGTTCTTCTCGAGAGGACCAACATCAGATACCTCGATCCGTCGCTGGTTCGGGAGTTGATCCAGCTTGCGGTGATCGACGTGTCGTTTATCTCTCTGAGCCTCGTTCTGCCGAGCGTCGTGCGATTTCTTCAAGACGGCGCGCGCGTCGTTGCGCTGGTGAAACCGCAGTTTGAGGTGGGAAAGGGAGAAGTAGGATCGGGGGGAATCGTTCGCGACGACGGACAACGCGCCGACGCTGCAAAAAAAGTGATGGCGTGCGCGGCCGGCTTGGGGCTTCCTGCTATAGGAATGCAGGAGGCGACGGTGAAGGGTCGCAAAGGAAATCGAGAAATTCTTGTGGCCTTTGAGTATCGTAGTAAGATGAGCGCTTGA
- the xseA gene encoding exodeoxyribonuclease VII large subunit, with product MATVLYKSDLLPSGSILTVSECTSLIRASLESTFQDVWMEGEISNLRTPASGHVYCTLKDERSQIRAVLFRSSAVRIRFALQDGMHVIVRGRLSVYEPRGEYQILMEAVEPKGVGALQVAFDQLRTRLSAEGLFDALRKKQIPRFPRTVGVVTSLNGAALKDILSVLGRRWPTLHVIVVPVQVQGEPAAQQIIEALTLLNAQRSVEVIILGRGGGSLEDLWTFNEEAVVRAVAASRIPIVSAVGHEIDMTLTDAAADLRAPTPSVAAEMVVPVLSEVLEGLRGLTVRLQMAMARHCLSEHRRLDFNSKGLSCIQFRLREKAQQVDDMTDCLIEKVRSRAGVEGDRVRQADRELSKLSPFVIVKRHLVMIPLLFKRLQRQTSVMAAQRRRRIEATCARLNSLSPLAVLGRGYGLLTKISDGSVLKRAQDARVGEAVAVRLMDGKLHCLVKDVLPDRTV from the coding sequence GTGGCGACCGTACTCTACAAGTCCGACCTCCTTCCTTCGGGATCCATTCTCACCGTATCAGAGTGTACAAGCCTCATTCGCGCATCGCTTGAGAGCACCTTTCAGGACGTGTGGATGGAGGGTGAGATCTCGAACTTACGGACGCCTGCGTCGGGTCATGTGTACTGCACCTTGAAGGATGAGAGGAGTCAGATACGAGCGGTACTGTTTCGTTCAAGCGCGGTGCGTATTCGCTTTGCCCTCCAGGATGGAATGCACGTCATTGTGCGAGGTCGTCTCAGCGTGTACGAGCCGAGGGGGGAATATCAGATCCTCATGGAGGCGGTTGAGCCCAAAGGCGTCGGCGCGCTTCAAGTGGCATTCGATCAATTGAGAACGCGTCTGTCCGCCGAAGGCCTTTTTGATGCTCTGAGGAAAAAGCAAATTCCAAGGTTTCCGCGAACCGTTGGCGTGGTCACCTCGCTGAACGGAGCGGCCCTCAAAGATATTCTGTCGGTGCTCGGCCGGCGGTGGCCGACTCTTCATGTCATCGTCGTCCCGGTGCAGGTTCAGGGCGAACCGGCGGCCCAGCAGATCATCGAGGCCTTGACCTTGCTGAATGCACAGCGTTCGGTCGAGGTGATTATCCTGGGACGAGGTGGAGGCTCCCTGGAAGATCTGTGGACGTTCAACGAAGAAGCCGTGGTCCGAGCCGTCGCGGCATCGAGAATTCCCATTGTCTCAGCGGTTGGTCATGAAATCGACATGACGCTGACGGACGCCGCCGCGGACCTTCGCGCTCCGACCCCTTCAGTCGCGGCAGAAATGGTCGTGCCCGTTCTCTCCGAAGTATTGGAGGGTCTACGGGGTCTTACGGTACGGCTTCAGATGGCCATGGCGAGGCATTGCTTGTCGGAACATCGGCGGCTGGACTTCAATTCCAAGGGATTATCCTGCATTCAGTTTCGCCTTCGAGAAAAGGCTCAGCAGGTGGACGACATGACGGATTGCCTCATCGAGAAAGTGCGTTCCAGAGCCGGGGTGGAGGGCGACCGGGTTCGACAAGCGGATCGCGAGTTAAGCAAACTGAGTCCATTTGTCATCGTCAAACGCCATCTTGTCATGATACCGCTCCTGTTCAAACGGCTGCAACGTCAGACATCTGTGATGGCCGCGCAAAGAAGGCGACGTATCGAAGCGACATGTGCGCGCTTGAACAGTCTGAGCCCCTTAGCTGTTCTTGGCCGCGGGTACGGCCTGCTCACGAAAATATCGGATGGCTCCGTGCTCAAACGGGCTCAAGACGCACGAGTTGGCGAGGCCGTTGCCGTCCGATTGATGGATGGGAAATTGCACTGCTTGGTAAAGGACGTGTTGCCGGACAGAACGGTTTGA
- a CDS encoding rhodanese-like domain-containing protein, giving the protein MSFMITPQELKTRLDNKDPMVLLDVREQWEYDLAKINGSVLIPLSTLPHSLSRLDRNSEIIAICHHGMRSADATGFLAQQGFTKVKNLVGGIDAWSAQVDGTVPRY; this is encoded by the coding sequence ATGAGCTTCATGATCACGCCGCAGGAGTTGAAGACCAGACTGGATAACAAGGATCCGATGGTATTGTTGGATGTCCGTGAGCAGTGGGAATACGACCTGGCCAAAATCAACGGGTCGGTGCTGATTCCTCTTTCCACCCTGCCACATTCCCTGTCACGGCTGGACCGAAATTCGGAGATCATTGCAATCTGCCACCATGGAATGCGGAGCGCCGACGCCACGGGTTTTCTTGCGCAACAGGGATTCACCAAGGTCAAGAACCTTGTCGGAGGCATCGATGCGTGGTCGGCGCAAGTCGACGGAACCGTTCCTCGCTACTGA